GCTGAGTTTGTTGATCCCAGAACATGTCCTATTTGTATGAATGAATAatcaacataatataataaataagtaatttcATACAATTACTGTCATTTTCAAGCTGTTCGTGAGATGCTGTTGACTGCGATTAAGGAAATGAAGGTTGGCAAAGGAGCGTCAATCAATGCCATTTTTGCTCATCTGCGGACCATGTACAAGTATGACACCCTAAAGAACCGGAACCACATAAAGAAAGTCCTCACCAAGCTTATTAGCGAGAACATAGTGGAGCAGATCAAAGGACGAGGGTTAGCAGGATCCTTCAAACTGGGGAAGAACtacaaagaaaagaagaagaagcctGCTGCTCCTCAAATTGTTCGTAATTTTACATCTTCTGTAATTAACTTATTTTGATTAGTAAATATATAGAATACACTatctgttattattataatctttaGTTAACCAGGCAAAAACATCTCTGAGATTAAAAAGGAGTATCCTGTCCAAAATAGGCAAAATATCATGCACACTTAAAACAAATAAGACACACTGATATACAAAACCTTCAGTGATTTATGCTCCAATTCGAGAAGAATGGGATTAAATGTTTCAGAGAtaccagattatatatatatatatatatatatataaatttatttttgattataaataattataaaataataaaaatatgtatgcataaaaatatttaaaaaagttattgctGATTGAAAAAGCACACAAAGCTAGATATTtactacttattttattttacatgtagAAGAaccatatttttctatttttaagcaTGCTACTCAAtgatttcactttttaaatgcaaatttatttctattattttgctatttttattattttgttacttttgttttttttgtatttttttaagaaaatgtgtaGAATACAGCATGcaaattttcatgtttttgtactATTTGTATAGAATTCTGTatttatatagaattttttttttttttttaatacccaTTTTATAAAAGAATGAAGacacacttaaaaaaatgtaagatgcatcatgcattttttttcctttttcttttaatatttttgtaggtctatttcatttatttaattgtttattttattgcagttttaTTTTGTGGTAACCACTTTAAATAATGCATAATGTACTTTTTCATATACTTTGTCTTATTTTAATACTAGTCATGTGACAAGGCCACTCCCAGAAGAACATCTCGTCGGGTTTCTGGTCAGGAGAAAGAGGCATCACAGACCTCGTATACGACAGCATCAGACTCTGAAGACAGTGTGGATCCTCCTCTCCTCACAGAGGAACTCAAAAGTGAGCCAGAGTCACTTCTGGACTCCGAGAATCCACTGCAGTCAGTAGACATCACAGATGAAGATGATAAAGAAACAACAGACAAACCCCAAAAAGAACCTACAGAAGACATCCATGTTGAGAGTTCGAAATCAGATCCTACTCAAAACTCCAAACCTGAACCCGAAACCCCAACCAGAGCATCTGTGATCCCGTTTAATACTCCAGACTACCGCTTTGAGTGCATATGTGGAGAGCTCGGCCTGGTGGACTACAAGCCTAGGGTGCAGTGCTTGAACTGTCTGCTGTGGCAGCACGCTGAGTGTGTCAACTATAAAGAGGAGAACCTGGAAACCACCCCGTTTTATTGCCCTCACTGCCTGGTGGCCATGACACCTGTGTCTACTGGAGCCACTCTTATCATCTCGCCCAGCTCCATCTGTCACCAGTGGGTGGATGAAATCAACCGCCACATTCACACATCTTCCCTCAGAGTGCTGGTAAGAGCTGCAACTACTGTTTAGATCGTTTAACTAGTAGTTCAAACTTTGATTGTATTTTGAAATACTTAATATAAGACTATATTTCTTATTAATGTCAatattgaaaactgttgtgctgcttaatatacactacagttcaaaatatttttttacagtttcttATGCTCttcaaggctgcgtttatttgatcaaaaatgcaggaaaaaaattcatattgcaaattattattattattttaatatacattaaaatctaatttattcatgtgaagcAAAACTAAATTTTCATCATTATTCCTcgagtcctcagtgtcacatggtccttcagaatcTATTCTAATATGtggatttattatcagtgttgaaactgttgagctgcttaatatttttttggaacctgtgattcttttttttcaggattctttgatgaataaaaagttaaaaagaagagtatttatttaaaatagtaatcttttctaacaatatacactacagttcaaaagtttggcgtcagtacattttaaaactttttaacacTTTAACACTAAAATTTTAAACACAGCAGctgccaacattgataattctaataataaatcagcatattagaataatttcttaaggatcatgtgacactttagactggagtaatggcaaacttttgaacagcagtctatattaatatttttttttactggccaacccaaatttatttatatatttaaaatacatatttatttaaaaaaactttgtgtgtgtatatctatgtgtgtgtgtatatatatatatatatatatatatatatatatatatatatatatatatatatatatatatatatatatatatatatatatattgtattgattttttttttaggtgtatCAGGGTGTAAAGAGACACGGTTTCATCCAGCCTCACATTCTGGCTGAGCAGGATGTGGTCATCACCACTTACGACGTGCTGCGCACTGAACTGAATTACGTCGACATCCCACACAGCAATAGCAAAGAAGGACGCAAATTCCGCAACCAGAAGCGCTACATGGCCATACCGAGCCCTCTGGTGGCTGTGGAGTGGTGGCGCGTCTGTCTGGATGAAGCTCAGATGGTGGAGTGCACCACAGCCAAGGTAGGTGATCACAACTATACATTAATTTTGCAGGAATTAATCCTGTTCAGTTTTAATTCTAGAGACAGCACAAACAGAGAACAGCTTACTTTGGAAAGAtggacattcatttttattttggtaaaatctCGTTTTTTTCTATTCAGGCTGCAGAAATGGCTTTGCGTCTCACATCTGTTAACCGCTGGTGTGTCAGTGGAACACCTGTGCAGAGAGGATTGGAAGGTAAGCAGAATTTAGATTTGATTGAAATAGGGCTTGGTGATACAACTAAACAAGATCGTAAatatttacatactctatttaaAATGCCATATGGtgactttattttactttactgaGTGATGGCACAAATTTATCAATGAGTCGATGTTTTGAACCGATTCCCTGAAAAAAAATTTACTCTCTGTACTACTGGCATTTTTGTAACTGTGATCACTAATAAAATATCTGTCTCAGCATTATCATCAGCCTAATGTAACCAGAAGACAGTTGTATTATAtgattaaaatagtttttgtttcatATGAAATCTTTTAGACTTGTATGGTCTTGTCCTGTTTTTGGGAGTTGATCCTTATTGGGTGAAGTACTGGTGGGACCAGTTACTTTATCGGCCGTACCGGCACGGCAATACGACACCGCTCTACAATGTCATTGGTCAACTACTATGGCGATCTGCTAAAAAAGATGTCATCGATCAGGTTAGTAGGTAACTCTTTCAAATAACTAATTTCATTCATCATAATCTTGTCATTGCATTGATTTGATGTCACAAACTCTCATTTTCAGATCCAAATCCCTCCTCAAACAGAAGAAATCCACTGGCTCAACTTCTCTCCAGTAGAGGGACACTTTTATCACCGTCAGCATGAGGTTTGCTCACAGGATGCTCTTGTGAAGCTGAGGAAGATCTCTGATTGGTCATTAAAGCTGGGTAGTTTGGACCGCCGTACCGTCACTACCATATTATACCCCCTTTTACGTCTACGTCAGGCCTGCTGCCACCCACAAGCTGTCAGAGGAGAGTTCCTGCCCCTCCAGAAGAGGTTAGAAACAAGTTTTTTGGGAGATGAGGTGTTCTGGTGCATTCTGTTCACACTGATTTTGTCATCTCCTGTTGAAGCACGATGACAATGGAGGAGTTGTTGAAGTCGTTGCAGAAGAAATGTCGTGTGGAGTGTGAAGAAGCCCACAGGCAGCTGGTGTGTGCTCTCAATGGTCTGGCTGGGATTCACATCATCAGAGGTATCGTGAGCTCCAGTATCTACAGTATTAACCTGCATCTGCCTTCCTTGACTGTTGTAGACATTAATGAACCGTTTCCTGTCATCGCCAGGCGAGTTTGTAGATGCAGCGGAGATGTACAGAGAAGTGCTGCGATCATCTGAAGAACATAAAGCGAGACTGAAAACTGATTCCCTTCAGGTAAACCATTCTAACGCAGTTTAATTTAAGGCAAGACAGCACAGGCAAAACCTTTGTTTTTCAGGAACCGCTCAGTTTTGAGATTTGAGGCTGTTTGGGTTACATTCAGGGTAGACTAGAAAGacaacattaaaaatactaatttagGTGTTTACTTCTCTatatgcatctgtagatttcagttttcttaaaaggagttttttttttcttctcatcctCAGTCTGTAATCTCCAATTCAGTAGCATGTACATACACCAAACTTTACAGCTGTATTCATATCTATATTCAGAGGTTTATTAAAAAGGGGTTTGTTTATAATCATTTACCTGAATCATCAACGTTTTATTCCGAAAAATATGGTGAAATATGTTTTCTGAGTGATTAAAGTGTTTTCCGAAATCTCCTCTATAAAATCTTTTGatgtcaataaaataaaagaagaatTTTAAACCTTTATCCAGTTTTCATATTTATGCAAatgagtgcatatttaattatataatgctttattttaacACAACATTTTAGAAATATTGTTATACAAAATAAGTGTCTTAAAGTGTTGTGATTAATCAACTGGTAAagtatagtttttaataaaatttaataatagtaatatttttaatatttaaatatttatcctATTCACCTGTGGTGTCTTGCCCTAATCACACTTTTATtattctgtttagtttttttgttctaAGTCCGATTTAACTCCCAAATGAAATAGCTTTACTGTTGTTTTTGTACAGAATTGTATTTCATCCTTTTTTATAAtgtcttttataatgcatttttattgttgcggcttaatcttttttttttttttcttcaaaatgtatAGAGGCTCCATGCAACCCACAATCTGATGGAGCTTCTGAATGCAAAGCATCCTGGGATTCCTCCAACCCTGAGAGATGACCGTCTCAAAGATGAGGTTGGGTAACTGCTCACAGGCCTAAATATGATATATTTGTAACATGAAGATTCTAGTTCTGTGTTTTCGTCCCAGGCTGAGCAGCTGAAGCAGCATTACATGGCTAAGGTGAACTCTGAGGTTTCTGAAGCACATCAGAATCTACAGCCCGTTCTTCAGCACATCAAAGAGCTGAGACGCAAGGTAAAACCTCAGGGACCACACATTATCAGCTTTGTGTTTTGCCGAGTTATTGTTGTATGTAATTGTGTGTTGTGCCCTAGGTGAACCTTCGCTCTCCCTGGTGGCTGGATGTCATACAGCATGCCATTCAGTACTCTATGGACGATGACCTTGTGGGCCGCATCCAAAATGAGCTAACTTGCAGTTATAAACAACAAGCCAACAAGCTCTCATTGGCAGACAAGTAATCCAGCATCCATTCACTTGATAGATTGCAGATCTATAGTTTTTGATGGAAAGAAGtactatttaattaaaatgtctcacttATAGGTTTCGAGATGCTCGTGGTCTTCAGTTTCTGCTCAGCACTCAAATGGATGATTTGATGAAATCGCAGAAAACGGTTCAAGATGCCGTAAAGAAGCTGGAGGGGCCGCCATCTCCGCAGGTCATCGAGGATGCAACACTTTGCCACCTGCGACCTGTTCGTCTGCCACTCAACAAGTAAAATCTTTTCAGTGTTTATGGATGAAGtgcatattttatattacaatagCAATGCCTAAATAATTACTGTTTCCAATCTGTAAAACTCCAAGGCCATTAGTGAACAATTTTTACGCTACATTTTTCATTCCACATTATATTGAGTTACATtatgtttattaatttgttattgtttttgcattttatttttgagcTTCTAGTGTTTAAGAAAATTACACGTTATGCTAAAGTTAAATGTCACATTTGCAAATTACGTTAACTGTTCACCATTGAATTTAACATTTGTTCCTTTTAAAAATTCATTCCGTAGCTGTGTGTTTTGCAAATCCGATGAACTTTTTACGGACTACGAGTCAAAACTTTTCTCTCACACGTAAGTTATAAAACACATTAGATAGTTTTCAGTTTAAAGTGGTTAAGTCatctaaaaatgaacattttatcattttttactaAACCGGTATGACTTCTCAAGTAGAATACGTAAGgaaatgtttagcagaatgtccaagctgctcttgtTCAATAAAGGTTGAAGGACTATGGGCTGTCAAAAAGGACAAACAGCACAATAagagttttataaatgtatttcacataaCTTCAGCGCTATATTCCAAGTCATACAATAGCTTTATGTGAGAAACAAACTGAAATTTTATCTGTTATTTACTGACAATTATGTTTAAAAACCATGGTCACCATTTAGTTTAATTCAGTGGAAAATcacagcttggacattctgatATGCATATCTAATTTTCTGTGCCTTACTTAATTAAAGGGTTTATAAAGACATTTTGGTGAACTTTTCCTTCAAAACATATATGCAGAAAGCTTCAAATAAacttcatttttttatgtattcttgGCAGAGTAAAGGGACAGATGGCCATCTTTGAGGAGATGATTGAAGATGAGGACGGGCTGGTAGATGACCGGCTCCCCACGACCAGCAGGGGTTTGTGGGCAGCCAGTGAGACCGAACGAGCCCTTAAAGCCACCCTGTCCTTTGCAAAAGCCCGTCGCTTGGAGTCTGGACTCATAGAGGAGGGAAACTCCTTCATGGAGCTCTTTGAGTCCTGGAAGAAAGAATATAAGGTTTGAGGTTGTTTTCTCATTGCATGGTGAATGAAGCGCTTGAATGTCCTCATCAAAATGTCTCGTGCTCTTTCAGCTGCTGCATGAGTACTGGATGTCGCTGCGGGATCACGTGTCAGCCATAGATGAGCTGGGCATGGCCACCGAGAGGCTGCGTGTGCGGTTACCCGATGAGCCCAAACCCAAAGTGCTGCATATCATAGAACCTCACGAGGTGATGACGACAGAAAGAGTCCCATCTGTCATGCTCTTTGTCATTTTTAGACTAAGAGAAGTAAGAaccatttattgtttttttggggggtttttttATACACGTGAACAGGTGGAGCAGAACAGGATAAAGCTGCTCAATGACAGGGCGGTGGCCAAATCACAACTGCAGAAAAAGCTTGGGCAGTTTCTCTATCTCACAAACCTGGAGAAGGTAATACATGATGTATTTTAAGGTATATTAGTCAACGttatttaaagtgcccctataatgcaatttttaaggttcctaatattgtttcggaagtctcctacaataggtttGCATGCATGCAAGCATTACAttgcacactgcatgaaaggcaatattggaaatggtatataggggcactttaaccattttttaaccctttttttATACATAAGACTATTTACCCAATATTCAGACTCAAGTCTATTAATTTTTACCCTCTCTCTGATCCTTAGAACTaagaagtgtttttatttttttgctcccaTACCTTTAAGGTAATATGCTACAAGCAAAACCATTGTTTTCTTTATGCACTAGTCAGCGTATGGGTTATTTTGTTTCCATAACTTGTCTTCCTTCACACTAGTGTATAGAAAACATCTAAAATACAcacttaaatgtttattttaatacaaaatctaTTATTTCGCATTATCTCCATTTCAGTAGCTCTTACACCTAACTTTCCATGTTTATTCCTATCTATACTCTTAAGGTTTTTACAGAGATGTTTGTTCATGTGTCATTTGCCTGATTTATATAACACTTTTCACTGTTtgtgtctgtagatttcaattgatacatatctttaaaggccattttctcaaactgattttttttctcctccactAAGTCAAAAAAAGAGGAGTTAGTTGTTATTCGCcgtgtttttataaaaattttttcctgaaaacattgtgaaaatgtattttgttccGCATGTTGatagtattttctgatttacgcAGTGATAAAGAGAGATATCCAAAACTTTAATATGTCAAAAGAATGAAAAGAATTATGAACTTGGATTTATCTTATattcagatttctgttctggaaatgcATAAGAGTTACTGCACATTTAATTACATAATGCATCGTTTGCATATTTTGACATAACATTATGAAATGTAATTCATGTATTGATCATTACAGTCTCAAGATAAGTCCACCGGAGGGTTGAATCCAGAACCATGTCCCATCTGTGCTCGTCCGCTGGGTCAGGAGGTAAAATCAAAGCAAAAATTAATCTGTCAAGTGTATATATGTAAGTATATACTCTGAACGtgacttgcatgtgtttttattgtCAGTGGGCTGTACTGACCTGCGGACACTGTTTCTGTAACGAGTGCATTGCTATCATCGTGGAGCAGTACAGTGTCGGCAATCGACGGAGAGCCATAAAGTGCGCCATATGCCGACAAACCACTTCTCATTCGGAGATCTCGTATGTGTTCACCACTCAGAGCGACCACCAGGGGCAGGACATCCCTGTGAAGGTCAGAGACAATTCTTGACTTATATAGGCGTTTAATATGgattttgttaaaatacaactgtACATGTGACATTTTCAGTCAGGTCCGATATGATTTGTAGCCTTTCTGTAATCTCTTTCCCCTGTAGGGCAGCCACTCCACGAAGGTCGAGGCCGTGGTTCGAGTGTTAAAGAAAATCCAGATGACCAACCCGGGAGCCAAGTCTCTTGTGTTCTCCACGGTAACGCTCTCATTAAATGAGTTACTACATCAAACAGCAGACTACAGCTCTTAACCTCTGACCTTACATTTACGCCTCGGCTCTCAGTGGCAGGGTGTCCTGGACATCATTTCCAAAGCTCTTTTCGACAACAACATGGAGTTTGCACAGATCAACGGAATCCACAAATTTCAGGTTTGTgttgaatatgatgaaaatgtAACATACAATGTTTGTCTTTAATTAAGGATTTTTCCATCTTTCTTTTCTGTAATTGcttaaatatgttattaataaaaCACGAGTAGATCCAGCACAAAAAATtagtaatgtttaataaaaaaaatttaattgtttctGTTGTCTTCAATTACccaaagtgtttttttaaatatgtttatatttaatattaaatgattttaataaaatattagtttataAATGAGACATAGAACTCtagaatttaatattttttgttcatgtttttaaaatacatatttgtatttaataaaaaaaaattatttaaccacTAAGCACAAATTTGAAATTATGATTATTGCATTCATTTTTAGGAGAACCTGAGTGCTTTTAAATATGAGGAGAACATCAACATCTTGCTGCTGCCACTGCACACAGGCTCAAATGGGCTAAACATCATTGAAGCTACACATGTGCTGCTGGTGGAGCCCATTCTAAACCCTGCCCATGAGCTGCAGGCCATAGGAAGAGTGCACCGGATTGGCCAGACCAAGTAGGCATCAACCCAATAATATAACATTCAACACAACACATGCTGCTGACATGAGTTTGATTCTAGCTGCAACTTTTCTCTCATATCAGTTAAAATGGCTCAAATTCCAAAAAAGGTTTTTGGaatatttaaaggattagttcacaaaacaatgtgctcaccctcaggccatccaagatgtagagatTGTttctttatgtaaatatatttggagaaatgttacatttcatcacttgctcagcaatggatcctctgtagtgaatgggtgccgtcagaatgagagtccaaacagctgataaaaacatcacaataatccacaccactccagtccatcacttaATGTTTCATGAAGCAAAAAAGCTGTGTgataaaacaaatccatcaaggcattttaactgTTGATTCTGGCCACAATACAAGTCTGTGATCcacaataacacttcctccaaggACAAAAAGATGTtattagtaaattattaaattattcaaatgttttttacagACCCACATTCGTTCATCGGTTTCTGATCAAGTCCACCATCGAGGAACGGATGCAAGCAATGCTTAAAACAGCAGAAAAGAGGTACGTTTCTGACACAAAAtgactatttttttatatcaaaatcAAACTATTGTGGTTTTTAGTCCATGTATGTTTATCCCTCTAGAACTAGTTtactccgttttttttttttttttgtcctaccCCAATTTCCTTGTTTAAAATGAATCTCATCaacacagtataaaaaaaatgcatttgtcaaGCACTTTAATGGGATCTTTAAAACCTATAATTGTGCACTATGGTCTTAGTAGATTTGcattgtttttgctctgtttACTGAAAATGAACTTGACTAATCGGTCTCAAACCAACATCATCTTCAGTCAAAGTTCCACGTCTATGAAGCATTCGGAGGCCTCCGTGTTTACAGTGGCAGACCTGGCCGAGCTGTTCACAGAGGACAGCGAGTCTCTTGAGTAAATGTCTCTGCAGACCTGCCAGTCCAAAGGCCAG
The sequence above is drawn from the Carassius carassius chromosome 31, fCarCar2.1, whole genome shotgun sequence genome and encodes:
- the LOC132111312 gene encoding E3 ubiquitin-protein ligase SHPRH-like yields the protein MSSRRKRAPPARIDEEAKKRLEWNMHEDRRNEGDCEDILESIPALSDSCHLGLVLEHNQEEANQCFISPAGTEMGPSEERPSCSTQHSLPDTIELNVMPISALDHRWNALIGELNLYPKIPIGIGDRSFCLQQTGDRLSMSLNSPELEVETGGSDPVSSVLIECSFGGILLEDLDWLQKRMVVKLCHASGDESVKLKIFLLESGLGRPEFLSEGNGRIKKANQLLQKLMEFFYDFIIPEVMVNEEQECDTDLERQNVEELYDHVRHLHQTEAAEQSFDVQHPGLIPVLRPYQSQAVNWMLRREKYRSSSSQEQRLHFLWREMVSICGKKLFYNPYTGCLIREFPLAGVDWPGGILADEMGLGKTVEVLALILCNTRQNLEHGVLTLPVGRSVNYFVPPPPLEKQQTIKHEARPKEKIIYPAVREMLLTAIKEMKVGKGASINAIFAHLRTMYKYDTLKNRNHIKKVLTKLISENIVEQIKGRGLAGSFKLGKNYKEKKKKPAAPQISCDKATPRRTSRRVSGQEKEASQTSYTTASDSEDSVDPPLLTEELKSEPESLLDSENPLQSVDITDEDDKETTDKPQKEPTEDIHVESSKSDPTQNSKPEPETPTRASVIPFNTPDYRFECICGELGLVDYKPRVQCLNCLLWQHAECVNYKEENLETTPFYCPHCLVAMTPVSTGATLIISPSSICHQWVDEINRHIHTSSLRVLVYQGVKRHGFIQPHILAEQDVVITTYDVLRTELNYVDIPHSNSKEGRKFRNQKRYMAIPSPLVAVEWWRVCLDEAQMVECTTAKAAEMALRLTSVNRWCVSGTPVQRGLEDLYGLVLFLGVDPYWVKYWWDQLLYRPYRHGNTTPLYNVIGQLLWRSAKKDVIDQIQIPPQTEEIHWLNFSPVEGHFYHRQHEVCSQDALVKLRKISDWSLKLGSLDRRTVTTILYPLLRLRQACCHPQAVRGEFLPLQKSTMTMEELLKSLQKKCRVECEEAHRQLVCALNGLAGIHIIRGEFVDAAEMYREVLRSSEEHKARLKTDSLQRLHATHNLMELLNAKHPGIPPTLRDDRLKDEAEQLKQHYMAKVNSEVSEAHQNLQPVLQHIKELRRKVNLRSPWWLDVIQHAIQYSMDDDLVGRIQNELTCSYKQQANKLSLADKFRDARGLQFLLSTQMDDLMKSQKTVQDAVKKLEGPPSPQVIEDATLCHLRPVRLPLNNCVFCKSDELFTDYESKLFSHTVKGQMAIFEEMIEDEDGLVDDRLPTTSRGLWAASETERALKATLSFAKARRLESGLIEEGNSFMELFESWKKEYKLLHEYWMSLRDHVSAIDELGMATERLRVRLPDEPKPKVLHIIEPHEVEQNRIKLLNDRAVAKSQLQKKLGQFLYLTNLEKSQDKSTGGLNPEPCPICARPLGQEWAVLTCGHCFCNECIAIIVEQYSVGNRRRAIKCAICRQTTSHSEISYVFTTQSDHQGQDIPVKGSHSTKVEAVVRVLKKIQMTNPGAKSLVFSTWQGVLDIISKALFDNNMEFAQINGIHKFQENLSAFKYEENINILLLPLHTGSNGLNIIEATHVLLVEPILNPAHELQAIGRVHRIGQTKPTFVHRFLIKSTIEERMQAMLKTAEKSQSSTSMKHSEASVFTVADLAELFTEDSESLE